In Aureibacillus halotolerans, a single genomic region encodes these proteins:
- a CDS encoding major tail protein, whose product MAARIGLKDFHTALVTSDDATGTVYETPEFLSKAISATITPTTNTATLYAEDSAAETATSLGPVNVVVNVRDLTTAQQARLLGHRITSDGVLASNKGDLAPELALGFRAEKSDGSYRYVWLLKGRFALSEDSYQTKEETPTFQTATINATFLPRESDGEWRFLADDNDEGFAGGAAWFESVYEETAPNP is encoded by the coding sequence ATGGCTGCACGAATTGGATTAAAAGATTTTCATACAGCACTTGTGACAAGCGATGACGCAACGGGAACGGTGTACGAGACACCAGAGTTCTTGAGCAAAGCGATTAGTGCCACGATTACACCAACAACAAACACGGCTACTCTTTATGCAGAGGATTCCGCAGCAGAAACCGCAACATCTTTGGGGCCCGTAAACGTTGTGGTCAATGTACGCGATCTGACAACAGCACAACAAGCACGTTTGCTAGGGCACCGAATTACATCAGATGGTGTGTTGGCAAGTAACAAGGGTGACTTGGCACCTGAATTAGCGCTAGGATTCCGAGCAGAAAAATCGGACGGGTCTTATCGATATGTGTGGTTGTTAAAAGGACGTTTTGCATTGTCAGAGGATAGCTACCAAACCAAAGAAGAAACACCAACCTTCCAGACAGCGACCATTAATGCAACGTTCCTCCCACGAGAGAGTGACGGTGAGTGGAGATTTCTGGCAGATGATAATGACGAAGGCTTTGCTGGTGGCGCCGCATGGTTTGAATCGGTGTATGAAGAAACAGCCCCAAACCCGTAA
- a CDS encoding head-tail connector protein, with protein MLDDVKSYLKVEWEDEDVLLSSLITAADQYVQNAVGVIANDELYKLAIKFLVAHWFENREVVGKVNNMPHALDAVLTQLQYCRGVVDEPGQT; from the coding sequence ATGCTAGATGACGTTAAAAGTTATCTCAAAGTAGAGTGGGAGGATGAGGATGTTTTACTGTCCTCCCTTATTACTGCTGCCGATCAATATGTACAAAACGCCGTTGGTGTGATCGCTAATGATGAGCTGTACAAGCTCGCTATTAAATTCTTGGTCGCGCATTGGTTCGAAAACCGTGAAGTCGTTGGCAAGGTCAACAACATGCCTCATGCGCTTGATGCAGTCTTGACACAATTACAATATTGTCGAGGTGTTGTCGATGAACCCGGGCAAACTTGA
- a CDS encoding HK97 family phage prohead protease produces the protein MGKEIRKITTQIELRAEDEDKDGVIEGYALKFERWSEELGFFVRFKEIIDKNALNEADMRDVLALFNHNDNYPLARNTVSGDGPGALQLDVDGIGLKFRFVPTATSYGNDLKESVRAGVIGKCSFAFEIDPEDPGAEEITYDEAEDMYKRRILKFKRIHDISLVTSPAYEDTEAVLSARSKQKMDELKTPQRSAELEKLKLQNELMDLTTV, from the coding sequence ATGGGGAAGGAAATCCGGAAAATAACAACACAGATTGAGCTGAGGGCTGAGGATGAAGATAAAGATGGTGTCATTGAAGGCTATGCGCTGAAATTCGAGCGCTGGTCAGAGGAATTAGGGTTCTTCGTCCGATTTAAAGAGATTATCGACAAAAATGCTCTAAATGAAGCGGATATGCGAGATGTGTTGGCACTATTTAACCACAACGACAACTATCCACTGGCTCGTAACACGGTAAGCGGAGATGGTCCAGGAGCGTTGCAATTGGACGTTGACGGCATCGGTCTCAAATTTAGGTTTGTACCGACCGCAACGAGTTACGGCAACGACCTAAAAGAGAGTGTCCGCGCTGGAGTTATCGGAAAATGTAGCTTTGCATTTGAGATTGATCCGGAAGATCCCGGTGCGGAGGAAATCACCTACGATGAGGCAGAGGACATGTACAAAAGGCGCATCCTCAAGTTTAAACGGATCCATGACATTAGTTTAGTCACCAGTCCAGCTTACGAGGATACAGAAGCCGTACTCTCTGCGCGCAGTAAACAAAAAATGGATGAGCTAAAAACACCACAACGAAGTGCCGAGCTAGAAAAACTAAAATTACAAAACGAGCTAATGGACCTCACAACTGTGTAG
- a CDS encoding phage head closure protein: MNPGKLDRRLEILEFKRTVDEEGFPTDEWVPTRKIWASRETLSGRAYFEASAAQSEVSEQFTVRYGNKLTDDEKRVRCGGEAFVVEAFLPDPMGDRSESHILVKVVSE; encoded by the coding sequence ATGAACCCGGGCAAACTTGATCGACGCTTAGAGATTTTAGAGTTTAAAAGAACTGTAGATGAAGAGGGCTTTCCAACTGATGAGTGGGTGCCGACGCGAAAGATCTGGGCAAGCCGAGAGACGTTATCAGGAAGAGCTTATTTTGAGGCGTCAGCGGCTCAATCAGAGGTGTCAGAGCAATTTACAGTCAGATATGGAAATAAGCTCACAGATGACGAAAAGCGTGTCCGTTGTGGTGGTGAAGCGTTCGTAGTTGAAGCTTTTCTACCGGATCCAATGGGTGACAGGTCGGAATCTCACATCTTAGTCAAGGTGGTGAGCGAATGA
- a CDS encoding phage major capsid protein, whose product MTKKERELRAQLQEMKKAADKLIEDGKTEEARSKMDEMKGVRSQIELLVEARSFEMPSVKGENYVPELERKDPDPKDEKRSDEKYQEEYRRVFLIGLRGQKLSSDDRSILESTENRAMSGDTGEDGGLIVPQDISTQINELKRQWNPLEQYVRVENVATRSGSRVFEANSDLTPFEVLEEMGQTPEIQNPKFSSLNYAIKDYGGILPLPNSFKADTDQNIMAYIARWFAKKSVVTRNSLILALANTLAKKDLKDVNAIKTVLNVGLDPAIKINSIFITNQDGFNFLDSLMDGNGRPLLQPDPTSATNQLLFGKQVVVISNRFLQTTGTTTKKAPLIIGDLNETITLFDRQQQSIASTDVGAGAFETNSTKVRGIEREDVRIFDNEAAVFGQLTITTGTGA is encoded by the coding sequence ATGACGAAAAAAGAACGCGAACTACGAGCGCAACTGCAAGAAATGAAAAAAGCAGCAGATAAATTGATTGAGGACGGAAAAACAGAAGAAGCGCGTTCCAAGATGGATGAGATGAAAGGTGTTAGAAGCCAAATTGAATTGTTGGTTGAGGCGCGTAGTTTCGAAATGCCATCAGTTAAAGGCGAAAACTATGTGCCAGAACTAGAACGAAAAGACCCTGATCCAAAAGACGAAAAACGATCTGATGAGAAGTATCAAGAGGAGTATAGACGTGTTTTCCTGATTGGATTGCGCGGACAAAAGTTATCTTCTGATGATCGTAGCATCTTGGAAAGCACAGAAAACCGTGCCATGTCTGGAGACACAGGTGAGGACGGCGGATTGATCGTACCTCAAGATATCTCCACACAGATCAATGAGCTAAAACGTCAATGGAATCCGTTGGAACAGTATGTACGCGTGGAAAATGTGGCGACCCGAAGCGGATCTCGTGTATTTGAAGCTAATAGTGATTTGACGCCTTTTGAAGTCTTGGAAGAGATGGGGCAAACTCCCGAGATCCAAAACCCTAAATTTAGCTCACTGAACTACGCTATCAAGGATTATGGTGGTATTTTGCCACTTCCGAACAGCTTCAAGGCAGATACAGACCAAAATATTATGGCGTATATTGCCCGTTGGTTTGCTAAAAAGTCCGTTGTCACTCGTAATAGCTTAATCCTGGCACTAGCAAACACACTTGCTAAGAAAGATCTTAAAGATGTTAATGCGATTAAAACTGTGCTTAATGTGGGGCTTGACCCAGCAATTAAGATTAACTCTATTTTTATTACCAACCAAGATGGCTTCAACTTCCTGGACAGCTTGATGGACGGGAATGGACGTCCTTTGCTTCAGCCTGATCCTACTTCAGCAACGAACCAACTTTTGTTTGGTAAACAAGTTGTTGTCATCAGTAACCGATTTTTACAGACTACTGGCACAACAACTAAAAAAGCACCTCTCATCATTGGTGATCTTAACGAAACTATTACATTGTTTGACCGCCAACAACAATCCATCGCATCTACGGATGTTGGTGCAGGAGCGTTTGAAACCAACAGCACTAAAGTCCGCGGTATCGAGCGTGAGGACGTTCGTATCTTTGACAATGAGGCGGCTGTTTTTGGTCAGCTCACGATCACAACTGGCACTGGTGCCTAA
- a CDS encoding HK97-gp10 family putative phage morphogenesis protein has translation MSGMEMQGMEQLLARLQKLGGNVEKAENRALKAGGEVVAELARSKVNRSDKEQVHIADNIKVSGVKGVEAGDKHVDIGPGKETAWRAKFLEIGTSKMPAYPFMGPSSDEGQKPARTAMSAEIAKAVSKL, from the coding sequence ATGAGCGGTATGGAGATGCAAGGAATGGAACAGCTTCTTGCTCGTCTGCAAAAGCTAGGTGGCAACGTTGAAAAAGCCGAGAACAGAGCACTTAAAGCCGGAGGTGAAGTGGTTGCCGAACTTGCGAGGAGCAAAGTCAATCGATCAGACAAAGAGCAGGTCCACATTGCTGACAACATTAAAGTTAGTGGCGTTAAAGGTGTGGAGGCTGGTGATAAACATGTGGACATCGGACCTGGCAAAGAAACCGCGTGGCGAGCAAAATTCTTGGAGATTGGAACTAGCAAGATGCCAGCCTATCCATTTATGGGTCCATCGTCCGACGAGGGACAGAAACCTGCACGAACCGCCATGAGCGCCGAAATTGCTAAAGCGGTGAGCAAGCTATGA
- a CDS encoding DUF3168 domain-containing protein: MINKKTEMSKALRANEVLFNLVDGRIFAASELHDYPSVTYFEVTNFDSQYSEDAPYASDITMQVDVWSEGSTTDIAVQVDKTMKQLGFFRSSASDLYEEDTRIYHKAMRYKIREAF, from the coding sequence ATGATCAATAAGAAAACGGAAATGAGCAAAGCACTTCGAGCGAACGAGGTGCTTTTTAATTTGGTTGACGGTCGCATTTTTGCAGCAAGTGAGCTACATGACTACCCATCTGTAACCTACTTTGAGGTAACCAACTTTGACAGCCAGTACAGCGAGGATGCGCCTTATGCGTCTGACATCACGATGCAAGTCGATGTGTGGTCAGAGGGATCCACAACAGACATAGCTGTACAGGTCGACAAGACAATGAAGCAATTAGGTTTCTTTAGATCCTCAGCATCAGATTTATACGAAGAAGATACGCGCATCTACCATAAGGCGATGCGCTACAAAATAAGGGAGGCTTTTTAA